One window of Cohnella hashimotonis genomic DNA carries:
- a CDS encoding acyl-CoA thioesterase produces the protein MIASPKPISASRSVLTEMLFPGDTNYHGTMFGGTLMQYIDKIATIAAMRHCHMPVVTVSQDSLDFLSPIRVGEAFELEACVTWTHRSSMEIYCVVRAEDLFTGERRLTVTAFSTFVALGEDGKSAPVPGVYPETEEERLLHESARTRYEQRQLRRSQRYSSTDGRDK, from the coding sequence ATGATCGCATCACCCAAACCGATCTCTGCGTCCAGGTCCGTGCTGACCGAGATGCTGTTCCCAGGCGATACGAATTACCACGGTACGATGTTCGGCGGCACGCTCATGCAATATATCGATAAAATAGCGACGATCGCGGCAATGAGGCATTGCCATATGCCTGTCGTGACGGTGTCTCAGGACAGCCTCGACTTCCTGTCGCCTATTCGCGTAGGCGAAGCGTTCGAGCTCGAGGCGTGCGTGACCTGGACGCATCGCAGCTCGATGGAGATTTACTGCGTCGTTCGCGCGGAGGATTTGTTCACGGGCGAGCGGAGACTGACGGTCACGGCGTTCAGCACGTTCGTCGCGCTCGGGGAGGACGGCAAGTCCGCGCCGGTGCCCGGCGTCTATCCCGAGACCGAGGAGGAGCGATTGCTCCACGAGAGCGCCCGAACCCGCTACGAGCAGCGACAGCTGCGTCGGAGCCAGCGTTACTCGTCGACAGATGGACGGGACAAATGA
- the thyA gene encoding thymidylate synthase translates to MRNYLDLLQDILDRGTEKGDRTGTGTISVFGRQLRFDLQEGFPLVTTKRIHLKSVVHELLWFLSGDTNIRYLKENGVSIWDEWADENGDLGPVYGSQWRAWETPDGRTIDQIAQVVESIKHNPESRRHLVSAWNVAEIDRMKLPPCHFVFQFYVAEGKLSCMLTMRSVDTFLGLPFNIASYALLTHMVAQQCGLEVGEFIWSGGDVHIYANHLEQVKLQLTREPLPLPKLVIRSKPDSIFDYKFEDFEFEGYEHHPAIKAPVAI, encoded by the coding sequence TTGCGTAATTATTTGGATCTGTTACAGGATATTTTGGACCGAGGCACGGAGAAGGGGGATCGTACGGGCACCGGCACGATCAGCGTATTCGGCAGGCAGCTCAGGTTCGATCTGCAGGAAGGCTTCCCCCTCGTCACGACCAAGCGGATCCATTTGAAAAGCGTCGTACACGAGCTGCTCTGGTTCCTGAGCGGCGATACCAACATTCGTTATCTCAAGGAAAACGGCGTTTCTATCTGGGACGAATGGGCTGACGAGAACGGCGACCTTGGTCCGGTCTACGGCTCGCAATGGCGTGCATGGGAGACGCCCGACGGACGTACGATCGACCAGATCGCGCAGGTCGTGGAGTCCATCAAGCATAACCCTGAATCGCGCCGCCATCTGGTCAGCGCCTGGAACGTCGCCGAGATTGACCGCATGAAGCTGCCGCCGTGCCACTTCGTCTTTCAATTTTACGTAGCGGAAGGAAAGCTCTCGTGCATGCTGACGATGCGCTCCGTCGATACGTTCCTCGGATTGCCGTTTAACATCGCCTCGTACGCGCTGCTCACCCACATGGTGGCGCAGCAATGCGGCCTCGAAGTCGGCGAGTTCATCTGGTCGGGCGGGGATGTCCATATTTACGCCAATCACCTCGAGCAGGTGAAGCTGCAGCTCACGCGAGAGCCGCTGCCGCTGCCCAAGCTCGTCATCCGCAGCAAGCCCGACTCGATTTTCGATTACAAATTCGAGGATTTCGAATTTGAGGGCTACGAGCATCACCCGGCAATCAAGGCGCCTGTAGCGATTTAA
- a CDS encoding dihydrofolate reductase, with protein sequence MSVTLIAAVAKNGVIGADNALPWRLKDEMAYFKAQTMGKPVLMGSKTFRSLPKPLAGRTNVILSKTMTEAPEDCVIVRSVAEALERYGADELMVAGGADVYAQLLPYADRLLLSELSEDVDGDAVFPTFDRSDWIVASSASQAANERNPIAFKMVVYERRAAESANNRGDNPF encoded by the coding sequence ATGTCCGTCACGTTAATTGCCGCCGTCGCGAAGAACGGCGTCATCGGGGCGGATAACGCCCTGCCTTGGCGTCTGAAGGACGAGATGGCCTATTTCAAGGCCCAGACGATGGGTAAGCCCGTACTGATGGGGAGCAAGACGTTCCGTTCGCTGCCCAAGCCGCTGGCCGGCCGTACCAATGTCATTTTGTCCAAAACGATGACCGAAGCGCCGGAAGACTGCGTCATTGTCCGATCCGTCGCGGAAGCGCTCGAACGCTATGGCGCCGACGAGTTGATGGTTGCCGGCGGCGCCGACGTTTACGCGCAGCTGCTGCCCTATGCGGACCGGCTGCTGCTCTCGGAGCTGTCGGAGGATGTGGACGGCGATGCCGTATTTCCGACCTTCGACCGCTCGGACTGGATTGTTGCATCCAGCGCGTCACAAGCGGCCAACGAACGTAATCCGATCGCTTTTAAGATGGTCGTCTACGAGCGCCGCGCAGCGGAAAGTGCAAACAATAGAGGGGATAATCCATTCTGA
- a CDS encoding glutamate synthase subunit beta has protein sequence MSTPTGFMEYQRELPSDRDPLERIKDWNEFHRMFSEEQLRTQGARCMDCGTPYCHTGMELSGGASGCPVNNLIPEWNNLIYRGLWREAYERLAKTNNFPEFTGRVCPAPCEGSCTVGLIGDPVTIKTIEQAIIDRAFEEGWVVPQPPKQRTGKRVAVVGSGPAGLAAAAQLNKAGHSVTVFERADRPGGLLTYGIPTMKLEKHIVQRRVDLLAEEGIQFVTNTEIGKDISAKQLAEEYDSIILCGGATKARGLGPVEGANLKGIHQAMDYLNGTIKSYLDSNLEDGNYISGKDKHVIVIGGGDTGTDCVATALRHGCTSVSQFGTHAKAPLTRDQINNPWPEYPNVYTLDYAHEEAKVLYGEDPRAFSVLTKKFVGDEDGNVKELHTVQIRRYIDESGRKVYEEIPGTEKVWPADLVLVAVGFEGPESTLIEQLGLETDRRTNVKAAYGKYKTSVDKVFAAGDMRRGQSLIVWAINEGREAAREVDRYLMGSTMLP, from the coding sequence ATGTCGACGCCTACGGGATTTATGGAATATCAACGCGAGCTGCCAAGCGATCGCGACCCCCTTGAACGGATCAAGGACTGGAACGAGTTCCACCGCATGTTCTCCGAGGAACAGCTGCGCACCCAGGGGGCGCGCTGCATGGACTGCGGCACGCCTTACTGCCATACCGGGATGGAGTTGTCCGGCGGCGCATCGGGCTGCCCGGTCAACAATTTGATACCCGAATGGAACAACCTGATCTACCGCGGACTGTGGAGAGAGGCTTACGAGCGTCTGGCCAAGACGAACAACTTCCCCGAGTTCACGGGCCGCGTCTGTCCCGCGCCTTGCGAAGGTTCCTGTACCGTCGGTCTTATCGGCGATCCGGTAACGATCAAGACGATCGAGCAAGCGATCATCGACCGTGCCTTCGAAGAGGGCTGGGTGGTGCCCCAGCCTCCGAAGCAGCGTACGGGCAAGCGCGTCGCTGTCGTCGGTTCCGGACCGGCAGGTCTGGCTGCAGCCGCTCAGCTTAACAAGGCCGGACACAGCGTGACGGTATTCGAGCGTGCGGACCGCCCGGGCGGCCTGCTCACCTACGGCATCCCGACTATGAAGCTCGAGAAGCATATCGTCCAGCGCCGCGTCGATCTGCTCGCCGAAGAGGGCATTCAATTCGTTACCAACACTGAGATCGGCAAGGACATTTCCGCCAAGCAGCTGGCGGAAGAGTACGATTCGATCATCCTGTGCGGCGGAGCGACGAAGGCGCGCGGGCTCGGTCCGGTCGAAGGCGCGAACCTCAAGGGAATCCATCAGGCGATGGATTACTTGAACGGCACGATCAAGAGCTATCTCGACTCCAATCTCGAGGACGGCAATTACATTTCGGGCAAGGACAAGCATGTCATCGTCATCGGCGGCGGCGACACGGGTACGGACTGCGTCGCTACCGCGCTGCGTCACGGCTGCACGAGCGTCTCCCAGTTCGGCACGCACGCCAAGGCGCCGCTCACGCGCGACCAGATCAACAACCCTTGGCCGGAATACCCGAACGTGTACACGCTCGATTATGCGCATGAAGAGGCGAAGGTTCTGTACGGCGAAGACCCTCGCGCATTCTCGGTGCTGACAAAGAAGTTCGTCGGCGACGAAGACGGCAACGTCAAAGAACTCCACACCGTGCAAATCCGCCGGTATATCGACGAGTCGGGCCGCAAAGTATACGAGGAGATTCCCGGTACGGAGAAGGTATGGCCGGCCGATCTCGTTCTCGTTGCCGTCGGCTTCGAAGGACCGGAATCGACCCTTATCGAACAGCTTGGCCTGGAGACGGACCGCAGAACGAACGTAAAGGCCGCTTACGGCAAGTATAAGACGAGCGTCGACAAAGTGTTCGCCGCCGGCGACATGCGCCGCGGCCAGAGTCTTATCGTAT